DNA from Syntrophobacterales bacterium:
TCGGCAAACCCTTTGCCCTGCTTTTCATAATAATCCACAATTTCCTGCAATTCCCGATAGGTTTGGCCAGCAGATAAATCGTCCAGGTTCCTGTAAAGGCCTCTTCTTCTTCCCAGACGAAAGATCCGCCGTTTTTGTTCGGAAAGGGCAAAATATCGCTCAATTGCATTGAGCATCTTCTCTTTGTCATCCGGCATCTTGCCCTGGACCTCCTCCAGCAGGTTCAGGATGTGATCGCTGACTATCGTCGAACCGATGCCAGTTAAACAATAAATGAATTCGCTAATTTCCCGGAGAATACCCTCGTCGCCGGGCGGCGTGAACACCCCCTTTTGCATCATTTCCGCAAGCGGCGTTCCCTGCACAACGTGCAAGGTGCGCAGACGCACAAAATCCGGATCGATCTCGTTTATAACCCTTGCTGTCTCGGAGGCGTTTTCCCGGGAATGATCCGTTCCGCCCAGACCGGGGATTACATACTCGCTTAACGAAATCCCTGCGGCCTTAATCCTGGTTCCCGCTGCGATGTGCAGGGCCGCGGTCGCGCCTTTGTTGATCATCTTCAACACCCTGTCGGAACCGCTTTCCAAGCCCACATGAATTCTGGTCAAGCCGGCCTCCTTAAGGCCCTGCAGCTCGGCAACTGATTTGCGCGCGGCGGTATGAGAGCGGCAATAGGTCGTGATTCTGCGGATGGAGGGAAAGGCGCGGCGCAGGTATTGGAGGATGATTATGACATCGCCCGTTTTCATCGCGAGTGAGTCCGCATCCTGCAGAAATACGGACTCCCCGCCGTAATAGAGCCACAGGGCAAGCGCTCGTTCGTATTCACCATAGAGAGGGCGACGATCCCAAACCATGCGGATTATTTCTTCCGAAATACGCCCCTTTTCCCCTTCGCGCACGGAAAGGGTCCGCAGCCTGTCGGCAATTGCCGACATGTTGTCAATGTCATGGCGGATATCCTCAAAACCCCGGAGCGAAAAACGCGCATCCTTGTAGCTGCTGCAAAACGCGCAACGGTTCCACGGGCAGTTGCGGGTAAGGCGCAAAAGCAGGCTGTTGGCCTCGCTGGGCGGACGAATCGGCCCCTGTTCAAAGGGTTCATCCATATTCATCAGTTCTCCTCCTTTTTCAACACCGTCCCCGCGGCGATTGACAATATCAGGGCGATTCCCTGCAAAGCAACCGAGGCAGCAACCAAAGCGGGAATGCCGACCCCGTAAAGCCATCCCAGCAAGGCGCTCCCGGCAAACCAGAAGGCGCCGAACACGGTCTGAAAAAGTCCGAATGCCCGTCCCCGGTAGTCTTTGGCGGAGTGATCGGCAATGACCGCTTTCAGCACGGACTCCTGTGTGCCCATACTAACGCCCCACAGGGCC
Protein-coding regions in this window:
- a CDS encoding radical SAM protein — its product is MDEPFEQGPIRPPSEANSLLLRLTRNCPWNRCAFCSSYKDARFSLRGFEDIRHDIDNMSAIADRLRTLSVREGEKGRISEEIIRMVWDRRPLYGEYERALALWLYYGGESVFLQDADSLAMKTGDVIIILQYLRRAFPSIRRITTYCRSHTAARKSVAELQGLKEAGLTRIHVGLESGSDRVLKMINKGATAALHIAAGTRIKAAGISLSEYVIPGLGGTDHSRENASETARVINEIDPDFVRLRTLHVVQGTPLAEMMQKGVFTPPGDEGILREISEFIYCLTGIGSTIVSDHILNLLEEVQGKMPDDKEKMLNAIERYFALSEQKRRIFRLGRRRGLYRNLDDLSAGQTYRELQEIVDYYEKQGKGFADKKISSLMNDYI